The Impatiens glandulifera chromosome 3, dImpGla2.1, whole genome shotgun sequence genome contains a region encoding:
- the LOC124932562 gene encoding ankyrin repeat-containing protein ITN1-like, whose protein sequence is MEIKQGKDQRLFDAAKEGNVASLNRLIQEDPLILDPYTIYTFHETPLHLASMFGHLDFVKSILALKPELAKELDSRSLTPLHLASAKGYIEIVKSLLQVNKNMCFALDQNGMNPLHLAATKGRVNVLRKLVEAEPEAARVKLDEGDTILHICVENNKMEALEMLVQRVGDKEFLNSFDAHGNTILHLAVANKQLEIVRFLVGNTNIEVTTQNSLGLTPIDILSHSRRHVKDMSIFESLQSRGVENNQVIGSHNSQFSIKSTSLRKKDMNPGIPSELMLSDKEIKREWVKRKKESLMVVASLIATMGFQAGIYPPGGVWQEDNDGHTAGLSVLKDKNKDSYMIFLISNTIGFTSSVSVIFMSISGLPFRNKLIMWLLMMILWVAITATGFTYMVALFFSTSNKGKDILNDTDTKGGDILFYAVTAWMGLMVLLFVAHTIRLIYIIMSRRPTVGNKNKKMSDHRVIQV, encoded by the exons ATGGAGATAAAACAAGGAAAAGATCAAAGACTATTTGATGCTGCAAAGGAAGGCAATGTTGCCTCTTTGAATAGGCTAATCCAAGAGGACCCTCTCATACTAGATCCTTACACCATCTATACTTTTCACGAAACCCCTTTACACTTGGCTTCTATGTTTGGGCACTTGGACTTTGTCAAATCGATTCTAGCTCTCAAGCCTGAGTTGGCTAAGGAGCTCGATTCGCGAAGCTTGACACCTCTCCATCTTGCATCAGCCAAAGGGTACATAGAAATCGTGAAATCTTTGCTACAAGTAAACAAAAACATGTGTTTTGCACTTGATCAGAACGGGATGAATCCATTACACTTGGCAGCAACAAAGGGTCGTGTCAATGTTTTAAGAAAGCTCGTTGAGGCTGAACCGGAGGCAGCTAGGGTCAAACTAGATGAGGGAGACACAATCTTGCATATTTGTGTGGAGAATAACAAGATGGAGGCTTTGGAAATGTTGGTGCAAAGGGTTGGGGATAAAGAgtttttgaattcatttgatGCTCATGGTAATACTATTCTACATTTGGCTGTGGCTAATAAGCAACTTGAG ATTGTAAGATTTTTGGTTGGTAACACCAATATAGAGGTTACCACACAAAACTCCTTGGGCCTCACACCAATTGATATTTTATCTCATAGTAGAAGACATGTCAAAGACATGAGCATTTTCGAGTCTCTCCAATCTCGGGGAGTAGAAAACAATCAAGTTATTGGTTCCCATAATTCTCAGTTTTCGATTAAATCGACAAGCTTAAGAAAGAAAGACATGAATCCTGGTATACCAAGTGAATTAATGTTGTCTGATAAAGAGATAAAACGAGAATGggtgaaaagaaaaaaagaatctTTAATGGTGGTTGCCTCTCTAATTGCCACAATGGGTTTCCAAGCTGGAATATACCCTCCTGGCGGTGTTTGGCAAGAGGACAATGATGGGCACACTGCGGGATTATCTGTACTGAAAGACAAAAACAAGGATAgctatatgatatttttaatatcgaATACAATAGGATTCACATCATCTGTGAGTGTGATATTCATGTCGATAAGTGGATTACCCTTTCGGAATAAATTGATCATGTGGCTACTCATGATGATCTTATGGGTGGCAATCACTGCCACTGGTTTTACTTACATGGTGGCATTGTTTTTCTCCACCAGTAATAAAGGCAAAGATATACTTAATGACACTGACACTAAGGGTGGAGATATTCTATTTTATGCTGTAACTGCTTGGATGGGGTTGATGGTCCTTCTTTTCGTCGCGCACACAATTCgcttaatttatattattatgtcgAGGAGACCAACAGTTGGGAATAAAAACAAGAAGATGAGTGATCATAGAGTCATTCAAGTTTGA